The proteins below are encoded in one region of Effusibacillus dendaii:
- a CDS encoding ABC transporter permease: MLHAAVKPLEDSDNMKNSFLLYWTRVFTIVELEARKLRQDPTELLMRGVQPALWLLIFGQAFSRIRGIPTDGISYMAFLTPGILAQSITFISIFFGIAIIWEKDMGLLQKVLTTPIRISSLVLGKMFSASLRSISQLIVIILLALLLGVRLHWGIGNILGVCFSVIVGASFFSGLSMVLASLMRTRERMMGIGQLITMPLFFSSNALYPLSIMPAWLKVVAMMNPMSYLVDSLRILLVGTVSSQLLLDWGVLIGACGLILFLNTRLFKRITN; this comes from the coding sequence ATGTTACACGCAGCCGTAAAACCGCTAGAAGACTCGGATAATATGAAAAATTCGTTCCTGCTTTATTGGACCCGTGTATTCACGATTGTCGAACTGGAAGCAAGGAAATTGCGGCAAGACCCGACGGAGCTGCTGATGCGGGGCGTCCAGCCGGCCCTTTGGCTGTTGATTTTTGGTCAGGCGTTTAGCCGTATCCGCGGCATTCCGACAGACGGAATCAGCTATATGGCCTTCCTGACACCGGGTATTTTGGCTCAATCAATCACGTTTATCTCGATTTTCTTTGGCATTGCGATTATATGGGAAAAAGATATGGGGCTGCTGCAGAAAGTCTTGACAACACCGATTCGAATTTCTTCTCTCGTGCTCGGCAAAATGTTTTCCGCTTCGCTCCGATCGATAAGTCAGTTGATCGTGATTATACTGCTGGCCTTGCTGCTGGGAGTACGGCTTCATTGGGGGATCGGCAACATTTTGGGGGTTTGTTTCTCAGTTATCGTGGGGGCCTCTTTCTTCTCCGGGCTCTCGATGGTTTTGGCTTCGCTCATGCGAACACGCGAACGGATGATGGGAATTGGGCAGCTGATTACGATGCCCCTGTTCTTTTCCTCCAACGCCTTGTATCCGTTGTCGATTATGCCTGCCTGGCTGAAAGTGGTGGCCATGATGAATCCGATGAGTTATCTGGTCGACAGCTTGCGGATTTTGCTGGTTGGAACCGTTTCCAGCCAACTGTTATTGGATTGGGGAGTTCTGATAGGCGCTTGCGGACTGATACTCTTTTTGAATACGCGTTTGTTCAAACGAATTACCAATTAA
- a CDS encoding ABC transporter ATP-binding protein translates to MSEIAIRVKNLYKTFGEIPAVQDVNFEVGRGTCFGLLGPNGAGKSTTIKMMTTLLPVQQGEIEIAGYSLTQNPFRIREMIGYVPQALSVDGNLTGYENLLIFAKLYGLSKKERAERIPETLQMLHLDDVAERPVKTYSGGMIRRLEIGQEILHRPQVLFLDEPTVGLDPVARKAVWNHIEQLRSDSE, encoded by the coding sequence ATGAGTGAAATCGCCATACGTGTAAAGAATCTATATAAAACATTCGGTGAAATTCCGGCCGTTCAGGATGTCAATTTTGAGGTGGGACGGGGTACATGTTTTGGTCTGCTGGGCCCGAACGGAGCCGGCAAATCCACCACAATAAAAATGATGACTACTTTGCTGCCCGTTCAACAAGGGGAAATCGAAATCGCTGGCTATTCCTTAACCCAAAATCCCTTTCGGATCCGTGAAATGATCGGCTACGTCCCCCAGGCGCTGTCAGTGGACGGCAATTTGACCGGTTATGAGAATCTGCTGATTTTCGCAAAATTGTACGGACTCAGCAAAAAGGAAAGGGCCGAACGGATTCCGGAAACCCTGCAAATGCTCCATTTGGACGATGTAGCGGAGCGACCTGTCAAAACGTACTCCGGTGGTATGATTCGCCGCCTTGAGATTGGGCAGGAGATTCTTCACCGCCCGCAGGTTCTGTTTCTTGATGAACCGACTGTCGGTCTCGACCCGGTCGCCCGAAAAGCAGTTTGGAATCACATTGAGCAGCTTCGGTCCGATTCCGAATGA
- a CDS encoding MarR family winged helix-turn-helix transcriptional regulator — protein sequence MPDKNTEPLEQFLISLQSVNRYLRSGMLDGQESFPITRVQWLILRHIWRSRKRTIGELASHLNVRSSTMSQMIDRLEKSGLVYRSTDTADTRIKIIRLTDKGNETIRHVESMWLSALVEPFEKLSREERTHLVQLMRKLSDAIPKRGENQ from the coding sequence TTGCCCGATAAGAACACAGAGCCGCTTGAACAATTTTTGATCAGCTTGCAATCGGTCAACCGCTATTTGCGGTCCGGAATGCTCGACGGACAGGAATCTTTCCCCATCACTCGTGTTCAATGGCTGATCCTTCGCCATATCTGGCGCAGCCGGAAACGTACAATCGGCGAGTTGGCCTCCCACTTGAACGTCCGTTCGAGTACGATGTCCCAAATGATCGACCGTCTCGAAAAAAGCGGTCTTGTTTACCGTTCGACAGACACCGCCGATACACGCATCAAAATTATACGGTTAACCGACAAAGGAAACGAAACGATTCGTCATGTGGAATCGATGTGGCTTTCCGCTCTGGTGGAGCCATTTGAAAAACTCAGCAGGGAAGAGCGGACCCATTTGGTGCAGCTCATGCGTAAACTGTCAGACGCAATTCCGAAGCGGGGTGAAAATCAATGA
- a CDS encoding MFS transporter — MRVLAHHSSASDRLYPWLLLSVTSLGVILTALHNGTLNVALPEVAQHFHATAVTASWILLSYMLFSTILILVFGRLADIYGHRNLYLTGFVGFTVVSFLIGFSPNVWVLIGLRALQAAGGALIISNTTALITDAFPERLLGTGLGINVLISSIGQLLGPSIGGWLAASFGWQWVFWFNVPVGVTGVIWGIVTLRPVPQRSHTEKVDLRGIAVVFLLLGGLILAFSEEGVLGWNSWPVILGFVLFCVFTPCFIWVEWHAKDPLIDFGLFRDRAYAMANLTAFLNSLARASVVLLIALFFQRSKSRTFNRTILAL, encoded by the coding sequence ATGAGAGTTCTTGCACATCATTCCAGTGCATCCGACCGGCTTTATCCCTGGCTGCTGCTGTCCGTTACCAGTTTAGGGGTGATACTGACAGCTCTTCACAACGGTACACTGAATGTAGCTCTTCCGGAGGTAGCGCAGCATTTTCATGCAACTGCCGTAACTGCCAGTTGGATTCTGCTCTCCTATATGTTGTTCAGCACGATTTTAATTCTGGTATTCGGACGTCTTGCTGACATTTATGGGCACCGCAATTTATATTTGACCGGGTTTGTCGGCTTCACCGTCGTCAGTTTCTTAATCGGATTTTCACCGAATGTTTGGGTCTTGATTGGACTACGCGCCTTGCAGGCGGCAGGTGGTGCGCTCATCATCAGCAACACGACTGCCTTGATCACAGATGCGTTTCCGGAACGTTTGTTGGGAACCGGATTGGGCATCAACGTATTGATCAGTTCGATCGGACAATTGCTCGGGCCCTCCATCGGAGGTTGGCTGGCTGCTTCCTTCGGTTGGCAGTGGGTGTTCTGGTTTAATGTGCCGGTTGGAGTGACCGGCGTCATTTGGGGGATTGTTACGCTGCGGCCTGTCCCTCAAAGATCACATACCGAAAAAGTGGACTTACGGGGAATTGCGGTGGTCTTCCTGCTGCTTGGCGGACTCATCCTTGCCTTCTCGGAAGAAGGCGTTTTGGGATGGAACAGTTGGCCTGTCATCCTGGGGTTTGTCCTGTTTTGCGTATTTACTCCCTGTTTTATTTGGGTCGAATGGCATGCGAAAGACCCCTTGATCGATTTTGGTTTGTTCCGAGACCGTGCTTATGCGATGGCAAATTTGACCGCATTTTTAAATTCTCTGGCCCGCGCCTCCGTCGTTCTGCTGATTGCATTGTTTTTTCAAAGGAGCAAATCGCGAACCTTCAACCGAACGATATTGGCCTTGTGA
- a CDS encoding SDR family oxidoreductase: protein MNVLDLFRLDGKVALITGGGRGLGQQIAEAYVEAGASVILCSRRVENCEQVKAELEAKGGKALALGLDVTDPDSIAKAVESALKEFGRIDILVNNSGATWGAPALEMPFDAWQKVIQTNLTGTFLMSQAVGRHMKEAGGGKIVNIASVAGLRGSDPEAMDTVGYNASKGGVIILTKDLAVKWARYNIYVNAIAPGMFPTKMTKATLEKGMDRVIERTPLRKVGGDRDLQGAALYFASAASDFTTGQVLAVDGGSTAR from the coding sequence ATGAATGTATTGGACTTGTTTCGATTAGACGGAAAAGTCGCACTGATCACAGGTGGCGGACGCGGATTAGGGCAACAGATTGCGGAAGCATATGTGGAAGCGGGCGCCAGCGTGATACTTTGTTCACGGCGGGTGGAGAACTGCGAACAGGTAAAAGCTGAATTGGAGGCAAAAGGCGGCAAGGCGCTGGCCCTTGGATTGGATGTAACGGATCCGGATTCAATTGCGAAAGCGGTAGAAAGCGCATTGAAAGAATTTGGCCGAATCGATATTCTCGTCAACAACTCGGGCGCCACCTGGGGAGCTCCTGCGTTAGAAATGCCGTTTGACGCCTGGCAGAAAGTTATACAGACAAATCTGACCGGAACGTTTCTGATGTCACAGGCGGTAGGTCGTCACATGAAAGAAGCAGGCGGCGGTAAAATCGTCAACATCGCGTCTGTGGCCGGTCTGCGCGGAAGCGATCCGGAAGCTATGGATACGGTCGGTTATAACGCCAGCAAAGGCGGAGTTATAATTCTAACCAAAGATTTAGCAGTCAAATGGGCTCGTTACAACATTTATGTAAACGCCATCGCACCCGGCATGTTCCCGACCAAAATGACGAAAGCTACATTGGAAAAGGGAATGGACCGTGTGATCGAAAGAACACCGTTAAGGAAAGTCGGCGGTGATCGCGATCTGCAGGGGGCGGCACTTTATTTCGCTTCTGCTGCATCCGATTTTACGACCGGTCAAGTATTGGCTGTGGATGGAGGGTCAACAGCCAGATAA
- a CDS encoding spore coat protein → MATQGLALHETLEMHEILNFKTVCMTKSKTMQALVTDEELKAIMQKDVEQSTRAISDLQDLLSRAAQIQ, encoded by the coding sequence ATGGCAACGCAAGGGTTGGCATTACATGAAACGCTGGAAATGCACGAAATTCTCAATTTTAAAACCGTCTGCATGACCAAATCGAAAACGATGCAAGCGTTAGTTACCGATGAAGAACTGAAAGCCATCATGCAGAAAGATGTGGAACAATCCACCAGAGCCATTAGCGACCTGCAAGATCTTTTATCAAGAGCCGCTCAAATACAATAA
- a CDS encoding spore coat protein, whose translation MNTIIENLIGMNTLTDQVIATDLLIAAKTGVRNCAAAVTEAATPEVRSVLRNQLKEAIELHEEITQFMMSRGWYHPYNPNEQIQLDLTNAETALNV comes from the coding sequence ATGAATACCATTATTGAAAACTTGATCGGAATGAACACCCTGACCGATCAAGTGATTGCGACCGATTTATTGATCGCGGCAAAAACCGGGGTAAGAAATTGCGCTGCGGCAGTAACGGAAGCCGCAACCCCCGAAGTCAGATCGGTTCTGCGCAATCAGTTAAAAGAAGCCATTGAGTTGCATGAGGAGATCACCCAATTCATGATGAGCAGGGGCTGGTACCATCCCTACAATCCAAATGAACAAATTCAATTGGATTTGACCAATGCGGAGACGGCGCTCAACGTTTAA
- a CDS encoding response regulator transcription factor: MEHDKRLIFIVDDDSNVREIMQAYLQAEGYEVHTFERAESVWEVWSDLPPDLVILDIMMPGMDGYEMCRTIQAKSMVPIIMVSAKDNEVDKIVGLELGSDDYLSKPFSPRELVAQVKTLFRRIDVMAGDAGNGTGRQEM; the protein is encoded by the coding sequence ATGGAACACGACAAACGTTTAATTTTTATTGTTGACGACGATTCGAACGTGCGTGAAATTATGCAGGCGTATTTGCAGGCGGAAGGATATGAGGTACATACATTTGAACGTGCTGAATCCGTATGGGAAGTCTGGTCCGACCTTCCTCCTGATCTCGTTATATTGGATATCATGATGCCCGGAATGGATGGATATGAGATGTGTCGGACGATACAGGCTAAAAGTATGGTTCCCATCATCATGGTGTCAGCCAAAGACAATGAAGTAGACAAAATCGTGGGTCTTGAACTCGGTTCCGATGACTATCTGTCAAAGCCGTTTTCGCCTCGGGAATTGGTGGCACAGGTGAAAACGCTGTTTCGCAGAATTGATGTAATGGCTGGCGATGCGGGAAACGGAACCGGTCGGCAGGAAATGTAG
- a CDS encoding amino acid permease has protein sequence MFDQKSAKRGALGCSAKVPRIQIGQVADQGAGQKPKGNLKASTLAMIGVGGIVGAGYFLGSGLSISVAGPGVLLAYILGAFIMSQVLGAMVSISAAHPVQGSFRVYAEQTMGPYIGYVLGWLFWMSGILGIGSEAVAMGIFSRVWWPHIPLWILSAAYAAIIFLLNAFGVKNFGRIESLMSIIKISALVGFIIAVVLAVTGLLPAPGMVGWRGITAYGGFLPHGWNGVFQSMLWVIFSYSGIGAVAMASSEVERPEKTINQAAVAVVTIILGLYLLATIGLFLLKPWQSYNADVSPFVAALSAIQIPFAGPILNVVILISAFSVMASSVFSVTVMLQSLGSSGYAPSFLTQLDRRGVPIRALLVSATGVALTIVLSYLLPSRVYSYLASVCGFITFFNWTVNLLTLVKWIKEKEPSLPKSVLAWGAPYTSWLVMVLIVVLTVYSLEIRDQRMGFYFALLFYCIVSFSYVLVRKRRKQQAG, from the coding sequence ATGTTTGATCAAAAATCAGCTAAACGGGGAGCGCTTGGCTGTTCGGCCAAAGTTCCCCGGATTCAGATTGGGCAGGTAGCGGACCAGGGCGCAGGACAAAAACCAAAAGGTAATTTAAAGGCGAGTACACTGGCGATGATCGGGGTGGGAGGAATCGTGGGGGCCGGGTACTTTCTCGGTTCCGGATTGTCTATTTCAGTCGCTGGCCCGGGAGTTTTATTGGCCTACATTTTAGGGGCGTTTATCATGTCACAAGTACTCGGGGCGATGGTGTCGATCAGCGCGGCACATCCGGTTCAGGGTTCTTTCCGCGTGTACGCGGAGCAGACAATGGGTCCCTACATTGGGTATGTACTCGGATGGCTGTTTTGGATGAGTGGCATTCTTGGAATCGGCAGTGAAGCGGTGGCTATGGGTATATTTTCGCGGGTATGGTGGCCTCATATTCCGCTTTGGATATTGTCGGCCGCCTATGCAGCGATTATTTTTCTGTTAAACGCGTTTGGCGTGAAGAATTTCGGACGGATCGAGAGTCTGATGTCGATCATTAAGATTTCCGCTTTGGTTGGATTTATAATAGCGGTGGTCCTGGCGGTTACGGGACTTTTGCCCGCGCCAGGGATGGTCGGATGGCGGGGAATCACCGCATACGGAGGATTTCTTCCGCATGGCTGGAACGGAGTCTTTCAGTCGATGCTGTGGGTGATTTTTTCTTACAGCGGCATTGGTGCGGTCGCTATGGCCAGTTCGGAAGTGGAGCGTCCTGAGAAAACGATAAATCAAGCGGCTGTGGCCGTGGTAACGATCATTTTAGGGTTGTATCTGCTAGCGACGATCGGGTTATTTCTGCTGAAACCATGGCAAAGTTACAACGCGGACGTCAGCCCGTTTGTGGCGGCGCTTTCAGCCATTCAAATTCCGTTTGCTGGGCCGATTTTAAACGTAGTAATCTTAATCAGCGCGTTTTCGGTGATGGCAAGTTCCGTATTTTCAGTAACGGTGATGCTGCAAAGTCTGGGGTCATCCGGGTATGCACCTTCTTTTTTGACCCAATTAGACAGGCGCGGCGTCCCTATTCGGGCGCTGCTTGTTTCAGCGACTGGCGTGGCGCTGACGATCGTGCTGTCCTATTTGCTGCCCTCCCGAGTGTATTCGTATTTGGCGAGTGTATGCGGATTTATCACGTTTTTTAACTGGACCGTCAACCTCCTGACGCTCGTGAAATGGATCAAGGAGAAAGAACCCTCTCTGCCAAAATCGGTTCTCGCCTGGGGGGCGCCTTACACGTCATGGCTGGTAATGGTGCTGATTGTGGTACTCACTGTGTACTCTTTGGAAATTCGAGATCAGCGAATGGGATTTTACTTTGCGTTACTTTTTTATTGCATTGTCAGTTTCTCTTATGTGCTTGTGCGGAAAAGAAGAAAACAGCAAGCGGGGTAA
- a CDS encoding CotD family spore coat protein — protein sequence MKKDSTRQIAGYPGVPGQVQPWAVPGAPVQPWATPGVTPAVPTAPVAAGVPAVPPVGMAPAAALPGFPMGMPVTVAPVRRIVHPTRIIERHTTTRFPVINVYPTHTKNVHHNIYEYYCEYPHTASNECCEHCIDHCCPPPSNPC from the coding sequence TTGAAAAAAGATTCGACTCGTCAAATAGCCGGTTATCCAGGTGTCCCTGGTCAGGTTCAGCCATGGGCAGTTCCCGGCGCGCCCGTTCAACCGTGGGCAACTCCCGGCGTTACCCCTGCTGTTCCAACAGCCCCTGTTGCTGCGGGAGTTCCTGCTGTTCCGCCAGTGGGAATGGCCCCAGCCGCTGCTCTGCCTGGTTTTCCAATGGGTATGCCGGTCACGGTTGCCCCCGTCCGCCGCATCGTACACCCGACCCGCATTATCGAAAGGCATACAACCACCCGCTTCCCGGTCATCAACGTATATCCGACCCATACGAAAAACGTGCATCATAATATTTATGAATATTACTGCGAATATCCGCACACAGCGAGCAACGAGTGCTGCGAACATTGCATTGACCACTGCTGTCCACCGCCAAGCAATCCCTGCTAA
- a CDS encoding glutamine--tRNA ligase/YqeY domain fusion protein, which translates to MENKSSNFIRNIIMEDLKAGTVSQIVTRFPPEPNGYLHIGHAKSICLNFELADEFKGKTNLRFDDTNPVKEDAEYVEAIKEDVKWLGFEWDGLFFASEYFDEMYRRAVLLIRKGKAYVDDLSAEEIREMRGTLTEPGKESPYRNRSVEENLDLFERMRKGEFADGAKVLRAKIDMASPNINLRDPVLYRISHATHHNTGNAWCIYPMYDYAHPLEDAIEGVTHSLCTLEFEDHRPLYDWVIRECEMEHVSRQYEFGRLNLTNTVMSKRFLKQLVDEKVVDGWDDPRMPTISGLRRRGYTPESIRNFVREVGVSKTSGTVDARMLEHFVREDLKLKAPRTMAVLRPLKVVITNYPEDQVEMLDAEVNPENLEMGIRQIPFSREIYIEQDDFMENPPSKYFRLFPGNEVRLKHAYFITCNDVIKDEQGRVKELHCTYDPETKSGSGFTGRKVKGTIHWVDAKQALPVEFRLYDSLLLEDKDEEKSLLDSLNPNSLEILQGFVEPNMKDAKPLDKFQFFRHGYFSVDPKYTTPERIVFNQIVSLKSSFELPKS; encoded by the coding sequence ATGGAAAACAAGTCGTCAAATTTTATACGCAATATTATAATGGAAGACTTGAAGGCGGGAACCGTAAGTCAGATTGTCACCCGGTTTCCCCCGGAACCGAATGGGTATCTTCATATTGGACATGCCAAATCGATCTGCCTCAATTTTGAACTGGCCGATGAATTTAAGGGGAAAACGAACCTTCGTTTTGACGATACAAACCCGGTTAAAGAAGACGCAGAATATGTCGAGGCGATCAAAGAAGACGTCAAATGGTTGGGATTCGAATGGGACGGGCTGTTTTTTGCGTCCGAGTATTTCGATGAGATGTATCGTCGGGCAGTATTGTTGATTCGTAAAGGCAAAGCGTACGTCGACGACCTCTCCGCCGAAGAAATTCGGGAGATGCGCGGTACATTGACGGAGCCGGGCAAAGAGAGTCCTTACCGAAATCGCTCAGTGGAAGAAAATCTGGATTTGTTCGAGCGGATGCGAAAAGGGGAATTTGCGGACGGGGCAAAAGTCCTGCGAGCCAAAATTGACATGGCTTCCCCGAATATCAATCTGCGTGATCCGGTGCTGTATCGAATCTCTCACGCGACGCACCACAATACGGGGAATGCATGGTGCATCTATCCGATGTACGACTATGCCCACCCGCTGGAAGATGCAATTGAAGGGGTCACCCATTCGCTTTGCACATTGGAGTTTGAGGATCATCGTCCGCTGTACGACTGGGTGATCCGGGAATGTGAAATGGAGCATGTTTCCCGCCAGTACGAGTTTGGCCGCTTGAACCTGACGAACACGGTAATGAGCAAACGGTTTTTGAAACAGTTAGTGGATGAAAAAGTGGTTGACGGTTGGGATGATCCGCGTATGCCGACCATTTCCGGACTGCGCCGGAGGGGGTATACACCCGAATCGATCCGCAACTTTGTGAGAGAAGTCGGCGTTTCGAAAACGAGCGGCACGGTGGACGCCCGCATGCTCGAGCATTTTGTGCGGGAAGATTTGAAGCTGAAAGCGCCTCGAACGATGGCGGTGCTGCGTCCCTTGAAGGTGGTCATCACCAACTACCCGGAAGATCAGGTGGAAATGCTGGATGCAGAAGTCAATCCGGAGAACCTCGAAATGGGAATCCGTCAGATTCCGTTCTCACGGGAAATTTATATTGAGCAGGACGATTTTATGGAAAATCCTCCGAGCAAATATTTCCGGTTGTTCCCCGGCAATGAAGTGCGTCTCAAACACGCGTATTTTATAACATGCAACGATGTGATTAAGGATGAACAAGGCCGCGTGAAGGAACTGCACTGTACGTATGATCCGGAGACAAAGAGCGGTTCCGGCTTCACCGGCCGCAAAGTAAAAGGCACGATCCACTGGGTGGATGCGAAACAGGCGCTGCCTGTCGAGTTCAGGCTGTACGATTCGCTGCTGCTAGAGGACAAAGACGAAGAAAAATCGCTGCTCGATTCGCTTAACCCGAATTCTCTTGAGATTTTGCAAGGGTTTGTCGAACCCAACATGAAAGACGCCAAACCGCTGGATAAATTTCAATTTTTCCGGCATGGTTATTTTAGCGTGGATCCTAAATATACGACGCCCGAACGGATCGTATTCAATCAAATCGTATCGCTGAAAAGTTCGTTTGAATTACCCAAATCATAG
- a CDS encoding type II toxin-antitoxin system death-on-curing family toxin — protein MTQYLTVEEIILLNATIIKHISPKEQVGVKDLGLLESAVARPQSTFDGNSLYPTIFLNAAALMESLAQNHPIITQIREPHFPQLSSS, from the coding sequence ATGACACAATATCTAACGGTTGAGGAAATTATTCTTTTAAACGCAACCATTATTAAACATATTAGTCCGAAAGAACAAGTCGGAGTGAAAGATTTAGGGTTGTTAGAATCTGCGGTAGCCCGACCGCAATCTACTTTTGATGGAAACAGTCTGTATCCCACAATCTTTTTAAATGCTGCCGCTCTGATGGAGTCACTGGCGCAAAATCATCCAATCATAACGCAAATAAGAGAACCGCATTTTCCGCAACTGTCGTCTTCCTGA
- a CDS encoding ABC-2 family transporter permease — MSITFKRLLATDFRNVRTQLVVALTALLLLQLIAFISLQTATTLPGKMGLALTMSLSMAIVMFIPPIHAYTIWHNEWKQNSIYLLLALPVSKNSIFWSKFIVILSEYLLLGAAFLILMCGQVLFSGRFPELPVDEIMKRLSDPVFISQMVSLPVSLASFIPLIFMSVLAGKAFRKHSTFITGISIIALFILTNKIDNWLLADKANGRVFVLPIAITGHVTDALIQSGVKLMFAILFWLGSVYLLKRKIEL, encoded by the coding sequence GTGTCCATCACGTTTAAACGTTTGCTGGCAACCGATTTTCGCAACGTCCGGACACAACTGGTTGTTGCGCTCACAGCACTGCTGCTCCTGCAGCTGATCGCTTTTATCTCACTCCAAACAGCGACGACTCTTCCCGGAAAAATGGGGCTTGCCCTTACGATGAGTTTATCGATGGCAATCGTTATGTTTATTCCTCCCATCCACGCGTATACGATCTGGCATAACGAATGGAAACAGAACAGCATCTATCTGCTGCTTGCCCTGCCCGTTTCGAAAAATTCGATTTTCTGGTCGAAGTTTATCGTTATTTTGAGCGAATATCTGTTGCTCGGAGCCGCTTTCCTGATCCTTATGTGCGGCCAGGTACTGTTTTCCGGCCGGTTTCCGGAGTTGCCCGTTGATGAAATAATGAAAAGATTGAGTGATCCGGTTTTCATTTCACAAATGGTGAGCCTGCCTGTTTCACTGGCCAGTTTTATTCCGTTGATTTTCATGTCGGTGCTGGCGGGTAAAGCGTTCAGGAAACACTCCACCTTTATAACAGGCATATCGATTATCGCTCTATTTATCCTGACCAACAAAATTGATAACTGGCTTTTGGCGGATAAAGCAAACGGACGCGTTTTCGTTCTCCCCATTGCCATCACAGGGCACGTAACCGACGCTCTCATCCAATCGGGCGTTAAACTGATGTTTGCCATTTTATTCTGGTTAGGCAGTGTGTATTTGCTGAAGAGAAAAATCGAACTGTAA
- a CDS encoding ABC transporter ATP-binding protein encodes MITIDQGSKRFGSIQALDGLSLQVEEGRITGLLGLNGSGKSTTLKVIAGLLHLDQGEIRIDGEPPSISSKQKIAYLPEIDVLYPWMTVSDAVTYMKDFYADWDDQKAARLVEYFQLSPARKIRDLSKGSRAKVKLLLALSRRAKYLLLDEPLSGIDVLAREDLIQALVDDFLEEGQSILITTHEVKEVEPILDDVLFIRAGKIALQGNLEQLKAAKNLSLVEIMKEVFGGVHHV; translated from the coding sequence TTGATCACGATTGATCAAGGAAGCAAACGATTTGGCAGCATCCAGGCGCTTGACGGATTGTCGCTGCAGGTGGAAGAAGGGAGAATTACCGGACTGTTGGGTTTAAACGGGTCAGGCAAATCGACTACCCTCAAGGTAATTGCCGGATTGCTCCATTTGGATCAGGGAGAAATCCGGATAGATGGAGAACCGCCATCGATCAGCAGCAAACAGAAGATCGCCTATTTGCCGGAAATCGATGTGTTGTATCCGTGGATGACTGTGTCGGACGCGGTGACTTATATGAAAGATTTCTACGCCGATTGGGACGATCAAAAAGCAGCCCGTCTGGTCGAATATTTCCAGCTATCGCCTGCCCGGAAAATACGCGATTTGTCAAAAGGCAGTCGGGCGAAAGTGAAACTGCTGCTGGCTCTCAGCCGCCGCGCCAAGTACCTGCTGCTTGATGAACCGCTGTCCGGAATTGACGTGCTGGCAAGAGAGGATTTGATCCAGGCACTCGTCGATGACTTTCTGGAAGAAGGGCAATCCATTCTGATTACGACACATGAAGTGAAAGAAGTGGAACCGATTCTTGACGATGTCCTGTTCATTCGGGCCGGTAAAATCGCCCTGCAAGGGAACCTGGAACAACTGAAAGCAGCGAAGAATCTGTCTCTGGTTGAAATCATGAAGGAGGTGTTTGGCGGTGTCCATCACGTTTAA
- a CDS encoding GntR family transcriptional regulator, whose protein sequence is MEFNEREPIYLQIIDDFKQKFANGTYQPGQEIPSRRDLAAQLRVNPNTVQRAYREMEEMNLIKTLRGQGSFLTDDASVARTIREEMVNRLVSDFVRKMSALGRSAADILSDLKLYLDSKGSDPVDHD, encoded by the coding sequence ATGGAATTTAACGAGAGGGAACCCATCTATTTGCAGATTATCGATGATTTCAAACAGAAATTTGCAAACGGCACCTATCAACCCGGTCAGGAGATTCCGTCGCGCCGGGACTTGGCTGCACAGCTGCGGGTAAACCCCAACACCGTGCAGCGGGCATATCGCGAAATGGAGGAGATGAACCTGATCAAGACGCTTCGCGGGCAGGGCAGTTTCCTGACAGATGATGCATCTGTGGCCCGTACCATCCGGGAAGAAATGGTGAACCGGCTGGTCTCCGATTTTGTCCGGAAGATGTCCGCCCTGGGTCGATCTGCTGCCGACATTTTGTCTGATTTGAAACTCTATCTGGATTCGAAAGGAAGTGATCCTGTTGATCACGATTGA